From one Bacillus sp. FJAT-42376 genomic stretch:
- the aroQ gene encoding type II 3-dehydroquinate dehydratase, which translates to MKRYLVLNGPNLNRLGKREPDVYGRKTLTDLERELLQFGEDSGIEITCFQSSHEGDIIDAIHEADEQYAGIVLNPGAFTHYSYAIRDAVAGVSVPVMEVHISNVYAREEFRRHSVIAPVAAGQIAGLGFFGYRLALLALMNQSGGN; encoded by the coding sequence ATGAAGCGGTATCTAGTCCTTAACGGCCCTAATTTAAACAGGCTTGGAAAACGGGAACCGGATGTTTACGGGAGAAAAACACTGACGGATCTTGAGCGTGAGCTCCTGCAATTCGGAGAAGATTCCGGAATAGAGATTACTTGTTTTCAGTCCAGTCATGAAGGCGATATCATTGATGCTATTCATGAAGCAGATGAACAGTATGCGGGGATCGTTCTGAATCCGGGAGCGTTCACACATTACAGCTATGCTATTCGGGACGCAGTTGCAGGAGTATCTGTCCCTGTAATGGAAGTACATATTTCAAACGTATATGCAAGAGAAGAATTCAGACGTCACTCTGTCATTGCACCCGTAGCGGCGGGGCAGATTGCCGGACTCGGATTCTTTGGATACAGACTAGCGCTGCTTGCGCTAATGAATCAGTCAGGGGGAAACTGA
- a CDS encoding Xaa-Pro peptidase family protein → MNMLEKLRNSFHDLGIDGLIISSEFNRRYMTGFTGSAGLAIISESKAVFITDFRYVEQAGKQAQGYEIIQHTGSIIEEAAAQAKKMGIAKLGFEQDHMTFSSYEQYKKAMSGISLVPVSGAVEKLRLIKSPAEIKILKEAAQIADAAYSHILHFVRPGLKELDVSNELEFFMRKNGAASSSFDIIVASGYRSALPHGAASEKEIESGDFVTLDFGAYYKGYCSDITRTFAVGEPSDKLKEIYSVVLEAQMRGMNGIKAGITGKEADALTRDLITEKGYGDYFGHSTGHGLGLEVHEGPALSLRSDTVLEPGMVVTVEPGIYIAGLGGVRIEDDTVVTEAGNEALTSSPKELIIL, encoded by the coding sequence CTGAACATGCTTGAAAAATTAAGAAACTCGTTTCACGACTTAGGAATTGACGGATTGATCATCTCGAGTGAATTTAACCGGCGCTATATGACCGGGTTCACTGGTTCGGCAGGTCTTGCCATCATCTCGGAATCAAAGGCTGTTTTTATTACCGATTTCCGCTATGTCGAGCAGGCAGGGAAGCAGGCACAGGGATATGAAATTATTCAGCATACCGGTTCAATCATAGAAGAAGCGGCAGCACAGGCCAAAAAAATGGGGATTGCAAAATTAGGCTTCGAGCAGGACCATATGACCTTTTCTTCCTATGAGCAGTACAAAAAAGCGATGAGCGGAATATCCCTCGTTCCTGTATCAGGTGCGGTTGAAAAGTTACGCTTGATTAAGTCACCGGCAGAGATTAAGATATTAAAGGAAGCGGCGCAGATTGCCGATGCCGCCTATTCACACATCCTGCATTTCGTACGCCCGGGCTTAAAAGAGCTTGATGTTTCCAATGAGCTTGAATTTTTTATGAGAAAAAACGGGGCCGCATCTTCTTCTTTTGATATCATCGTAGCATCCGGTTACCGTTCAGCTCTTCCGCACGGCGCAGCGAGCGAAAAAGAAATTGAATCGGGCGACTTTGTTACGCTTGATTTCGGTGCCTATTATAAAGGATACTGCTCGGATATTACGAGAACGTTTGCAGTAGGGGAACCTTCTGATAAACTAAAGGAAATTTATTCCGTTGTTCTTGAAGCGCAGATGAGGGGTATGAATGGAATTAAAGCTGGGATCACTGGTAAAGAAGCCGATGCCCTTACCCGTGATTTGATTACTGAAAAAGGCTATGGGGACTACTTTGGCCATTCTACCGGGCACGGTCTCGGACTGGAAGTCCATGAGGGGCCGGCGCTCTCCCTTCGCTCCGATACGGTTCTGGAACCAGGCATGGTTGTAACCGTAGAGCCGGGTATTTACATTGCCGGGCTCGGAGGAGTAAGAATTGAAGACGACACCGTCGTTACGGAAGCAGGGAATGAAGCATTGACCTCTTCCCCAAAAGAACTGATTATTTTGTAA